Proteins from one Thermodesulfobacteriota bacterium genomic window:
- a CDS encoding addiction module protein — translation MNPEQLETEIMKLSLDARAKLAERIILSLDAPSDHENLQLWVQEAERRLNDLREGKAKEVPAEDVFRRARAAILCAR, via the coding sequence ATGAATCCGGAGCAGCTCGAAACTGAGATCATGAAACTGAGTCTTGATGCACGAGCGAAGCTGGCGGAAAGAATCATCTTGAGCTTGGATGCACCGTCTGACCATGAGAACCTGCAGCTGTGGGTGCAGGAGGCAGAACGGAGACTGAATGATCTGCGGGAGGGAAAGGCCAAAGAGGTGCCGGCGGAGGACGTCTTTCGCAGGGCACGGGCCGCCATTCTATGCGCAAGATAA
- a CDS encoding type II toxin-antitoxin system RelE/ParE family toxin, with protein sequence MEERATDLGLAFLEEVEKSTRRILENPMAYQCVGSEVRQAPVVRFPYSILYVIEPAEHIRVIAVAHQKRRPGYWRKRLQMET encoded by the coding sequence ATAGAAGAGAGGGCAACTGATCTCGGCCTTGCATTTCTGGAAGAAGTCGAGAAGAGTACCCGGCGTATCCTGGAAAACCCTATGGCGTACCAGTGTGTTGGGAGCGAAGTACGGCAAGCACCGGTTGTTCGTTTCCCTTACAGTATCCTTTACGTCATTGAGCCTGCGGAGCACATCCGCGTCATCGCGGTCGCCCACCAGAAACGAAGACCTGGGTACTGGCGGAAGCGACTCCAGATGGAGACATGA
- a CDS encoding anti-sigma factor antagonist (This anti-anti-sigma factor, or anti-sigma factor antagonist, belongs to a family that includes characterized members SpoIIAA, RsbV, RsfA, and RsfB.), translated as MTIETRVDGDHVVAQLSGDIDGKTAPEVQSRLLAALASGNRLLVDMRQVGYLSSAGLRMLLLLYRQVMAKNGRVVLVGVSEEIRDTMSMTGFINFFTLAETVEAGLAALG; from the coding sequence ATGACGATCGAAACCCGGGTGGATGGCGACCATGTCGTTGCCCAGCTGAGCGGCGATATCGATGGCAAGACCGCCCCGGAGGTGCAGTCCCGGCTGCTGGCGGCCCTGGCGTCCGGGAACCGCCTGCTGGTGGACATGCGGCAGGTCGGCTATCTGTCCAGCGCCGGCCTCAGGATGCTGCTTCTCCTCTACCGGCAGGTCATGGCGAAGAACGGCCGGGTGGTGCTGGTGGGCGTGTCCGAGGAGATCCGGGACACCATGTCCATGACCGGCTTCATCAACTTTTTCACCCTGGCCGAGACGGTGGAGGCCGGGCTGGCGGCTCTGGGCTGA
- the glgX gene encoding glycogen debranching protein GlgX, giving the protein MSPGSPPAVGAIDLAERRIDFYPTHEIAGFRLRPGKPFPFGATLVPGGVNFSVFSSHAVACTLVLFQKGAAEPLAEIPFPGSFRIGHVWSMMVFDLDCETVEYGFRMDGPFAPGQGHRFDATKILLDPYAKAVGGRDVWGTPPDWSSIFPYRGRLVFEDFDWEDDRPLEIPIEDLIIYELHVRSFTRHPSSGVKHPGTFAALRGKIPYLKELGVNCVELMPIFEFDEFENSRRHPDSGEMLYNYWGYSTVNFFAPKAGFAATGRLGMQVDELKTLVKELHQAGIEVILDVVFNHTAEGNEMGPTISFRGIDNSTYYMLTPEGYYFNFSGCGNTLNCNNPIVRNMVLDCLRYWAAEFHIDGFRFDLAAILGRDPWGAPLANPPLLETLAFDPVLGKCKLIAEAWDAGGLYQVGSFPAFGRWAEWNGKYRDDLRRFLKGDAGMVGALAQRIQGSPDLYGWNGRGPTASINFITCHDGFTLYDQFAYNGKHNEANGESNNDGANDNHSWNCGWEGETSDPGTIALRLRLIRNAWAILLVSHGVPMVLMGDEMGRTQHGNNNTYCHDNELNWLDWGLATKHADLLRFARLMIAFRKAHPVLRSRYHLTNRDYAGSGWADITWHGTEAWNVDWSGHSRALAFLLCGRHARRGTVADESIYVAMNSHWELRSFELPAPPPGTSWHVAVNTGMPSPEDIFAPGTEPRLADQGQFLVQAYGVAILVAR; this is encoded by the coding sequence ATGAGCCCCGGAAGCCCGCCTGCCGTTGGCGCGATCGATCTGGCCGAGCGCCGGATCGATTTCTATCCCACCCACGAGATCGCCGGCTTCCGGCTGCGGCCCGGCAAGCCGTTTCCCTTCGGCGCCACCCTGGTGCCCGGGGGCGTCAACTTCTCCGTTTTCTCCAGCCACGCCGTCGCCTGCACCCTGGTCCTGTTCCAGAAGGGGGCGGCCGAGCCCCTGGCAGAGATCCCCTTCCCCGGCTCGTTTCGCATCGGCCATGTCTGGAGCATGATGGTCTTCGATCTCGACTGCGAGACCGTGGAGTACGGCTTCCGCATGGATGGGCCGTTCGCGCCTGGCCAGGGTCATCGCTTCGATGCCACGAAGATCCTGCTTGATCCGTACGCCAAGGCGGTGGGCGGCCGGGATGTCTGGGGCACGCCGCCGGACTGGAGCAGCATCTTCCCGTACCGGGGCCGACTGGTCTTCGAGGACTTCGACTGGGAGGACGACCGGCCCCTGGAGATCCCCATCGAGGACCTCATCATCTACGAGCTGCATGTCCGGAGCTTCACCCGCCATCCCTCCTCCGGGGTGAAGCACCCGGGCACCTTTGCCGCCCTGCGCGGGAAGATCCCCTATCTCAAGGAGCTGGGCGTCAACTGCGTCGAGCTGATGCCGATCTTCGAGTTCGACGAGTTCGAGAACAGCCGCCGCCATCCGGACAGCGGCGAGATGCTCTACAACTACTGGGGCTACAGCACGGTCAACTTCTTCGCCCCCAAGGCCGGCTTTGCTGCCACCGGCCGGCTGGGCATGCAGGTGGACGAGCTCAAGACCCTGGTCAAGGAGCTGCACCAGGCGGGCATCGAGGTGATCCTGGACGTGGTCTTCAACCACACCGCGGAAGGCAACGAGATGGGGCCCACTATCTCCTTCCGGGGCATCGACAACAGCACCTACTACATGCTGACCCCCGAAGGGTACTACTTCAACTTCTCCGGCTGCGGCAACACCCTCAACTGCAACAACCCCATTGTCCGCAACATGGTTCTGGATTGCCTGCGCTACTGGGCGGCCGAGTTCCACATCGACGGCTTCCGCTTCGATCTTGCCGCCATCCTGGGACGGGACCCCTGGGGCGCCCCCTTGGCCAATCCCCCTCTTCTGGAGACCCTGGCCTTCGATCCGGTGCTGGGCAAATGCAAGCTGATCGCCGAGGCGTGGGATGCCGGCGGTCTGTACCAGGTGGGGTCTTTCCCGGCCTTTGGCCGCTGGGCGGAGTGGAACGGCAAGTACCGGGACGACCTGCGGCGCTTTCTGAAGGGCGATGCGGGCATGGTGGGCGCCCTGGCGCAGCGGATCCAGGGCTCGCCGGACCTCTACGGCTGGAATGGCCGGGGACCTACGGCCTCCATCAACTTCATCACCTGCCACGACGGCTTCACGCTCTACGACCAGTTCGCCTACAACGGCAAGCACAACGAGGCCAACGGCGAGAGCAACAACGACGGCGCCAACGACAACCACAGCTGGAACTGCGGCTGGGAGGGGGAGACCAGCGACCCCGGCACCATTGCCTTGCGGCTGCGCCTCATCCGTAACGCCTGGGCCATTCTCCTGGTGAGCCACGGCGTGCCCATGGTGCTCATGGGCGACGAGATGGGCCGTACCCAGCACGGCAACAACAACACCTATTGCCACGACAACGAGCTCAACTGGCTGGACTGGGGCCTGGCCACAAAGCATGCCGACCTCCTGCGCTTTGCCCGGCTCATGATTGCCTTCCGCAAGGCGCATCCCGTGCTGCGCAGCCGGTACCATCTCACCAACCGGGATTATGCAGGCAGTGGCTGGGCTGACATCACCTGGCATGGAACCGAGGCCTGGAACGTGGACTGGTCCGGTCACAGCCGGGCACTGGCCTTTCTCCTGTGCGGCCGCCATGCCCGGCGCGGCACCGTGGCGGACGAGTCCATCTACGTGGCCATGAACAGCCACTGGGAGCTGCGGTCCTTCGAGCTGCCGGCGCCACCGCCGGGCACCAGCTGGCACGTGGCGGTCAACACCGGCATGCCATCGCCGGAAGACATCTTTGCCCCAGGCACCGAGCCCAGGCTGGCCGACCAGGGCCAGTTCCTGGTGCAAGCCTATGGGGTAGCCATTCTGGTGGCGCGCTGA
- a CDS encoding STAS domain-containing protein, with product MPLDVQLAMAGNVAKITLAGALDASTANQFKEVIEKAAAEKPARMVLFMERLEFMASAGLRVLIFAKQKMGAAGDIYVIGSQGPVRGTLEMSGFHHSVYIEDTYSGD from the coding sequence ATGCCCCTCGACGTGCAATTGGCAATGGCAGGCAATGTGGCCAAGATCACCCTGGCCGGCGCCCTTGACGCCAGCACCGCCAACCAGTTCAAAGAGGTGATCGAAAAGGCCGCGGCGGAAAAGCCCGCCAGGATGGTCCTGTTCATGGAGAGGCTGGAGTTCATGGCCAGCGCCGGGCTGCGGGTGCTGATCTTTGCCAAGCAGAAGATGGGGGCGGCCGGCGATATCTACGTCATCGGCAGCCAGGGACCGGTGCGGGGCACCCTGGAGATGAGCGGCTTCCATCACAGCGTCTACATTGAGGACACCTACAGCGGGGACTGA
- a CDS encoding ATP-binding protein — translation MEPLSLPANLSALEEIGRYVKAAAEAAGLDPKAAYGLRLAVDEIATNIILHGYEEAGLTGNVDIAAELSPTALTVVLEDVGRPFDPRTRELPDEEELQKSLLERPIGGLGIYLVLNGVDRFDYQRTGERNRNIFIMDRPVS, via the coding sequence ATGGAGCCTCTTTCTCTGCCGGCCAACTTGAGCGCCCTGGAGGAGATCGGCCGTTACGTCAAGGCTGCTGCTGAGGCGGCCGGTCTGGATCCGAAGGCGGCCTACGGTCTTCGCCTGGCGGTGGACGAGATCGCCACCAATATCATCCTGCACGGGTACGAGGAGGCGGGCCTGACCGGCAACGTCGATATCGCCGCCGAGCTGTCGCCCACCGCCCTCACCGTGGTCCTGGAAGACGTTGGTCGTCCCTTCGATCCGCGCACCCGGGAGCTGCCGGATGAGGAGGAGCTGCAGAAATCGCTCCTGGAGCGTCCCATCGGCGGGTTGGGGATCTATCTGGTCCTGAACGGGGTGGATCGCTTCGACTACCAGCGGACAGGAGAGCGCAATCGCAACATCTTCATCATGGACCGCCCGGTATCCTGA
- a CDS encoding pentapeptide repeat-containing protein has translation MHYRPEDLHKLRQRWQQPLLDPDSGQPVEVEGCRTFHDLLRRRLQEIEALGQPASPADRSLPVWRTERRAFWEQQGQPRFLGLLAELTRFGLPAVTGIEAARYEIREPCDLRGADLHAVALDGAFLENAHFEGADLTGARLAGARCFETHFEDAVCEQASFLGAECHFAAFHRARCDRALFDQADCTMARFDQARLRHASFDTTIAYAATFDGAFLAKAALAAMRVNHLTRFGCPGEHLEARARKAVRREKRHEGDDWYIVDLFPVWLRAAEVNSQIRALLKAHGYFLAADEYQYLEMVCRRHVLHQNRASEVLEWLLKDLMFGYGLKWKRPLVTVFAIIGLWGLGFAGHFRLHALHDYGASIGWGMYYSVIAFTTLGFGNAPDLDGLWPKVLLCSEALLGTILMPMFLLAYARKILQD, from the coding sequence GTGCACTACCGGCCTGAAGATCTCCACAAGCTGCGCCAGCGCTGGCAGCAGCCGCTGCTCGACCCGGACAGCGGCCAGCCCGTGGAGGTCGAGGGCTGCCGGACCTTCCATGACCTCCTGCGGCGGCGGCTCCAGGAGATCGAGGCCCTGGGTCAGCCGGCCAGTCCGGCTGACCGCAGCCTTCCTGTCTGGCGCACCGAGCGGCGGGCCTTCTGGGAACAGCAAGGCCAGCCCCGCTTTCTCGGCCTGCTCGCCGAGCTGACGCGCTTCGGCCTCCCGGCGGTGACGGGCATCGAGGCCGCCCGCTACGAGATCCGGGAGCCCTGTGACCTGCGCGGCGCCGACCTCCATGCCGTTGCCCTGGACGGTGCCTTTCTGGAGAACGCCCATTTCGAGGGCGCGGATCTCACCGGCGCGCGTCTCGCTGGGGCGCGGTGCTTCGAGACCCATTTCGAGGATGCCGTCTGCGAGCAGGCCTCGTTTCTGGGTGCGGAGTGCCATTTCGCCGCCTTCCACCGGGCCCGCTGCGATCGGGCGCTCTTCGACCAGGCCGACTGCACCATGGCCCGCTTCGATCAGGCCCGGCTCCGTCACGCCTCCTTCGACACCACCATCGCCTACGCCGCCACCTTCGATGGCGCCTTCCTGGCCAAGGCCGCGCTGGCGGCCATGCGGGTCAATCATCTCACCCGCTTCGGTTGCCCGGGCGAGCACCTGGAGGCCAGAGCCAGGAAGGCGGTGCGCCGGGAAAAGCGCCACGAGGGAGACGACTGGTACATCGTCGATCTCTTTCCGGTCTGGCTGCGGGCCGCGGAGGTCAACTCCCAGATCCGTGCCCTCCTGAAGGCCCACGGCTATTTCTTGGCCGCCGATGAATACCAGTACCTGGAGATGGTCTGCCGGCGGCACGTGCTCCATCAGAACCGGGCGAGCGAGGTCCTGGAATGGCTGCTGAAGGACCTGATGTTCGGCTATGGCCTGAAATGGAAGCGGCCCCTGGTCACGGTCTTCGCCATCATCGGGCTGTGGGGCCTGGGCTTTGCCGGCCACTTCCGCCTCCATGCCCTGCACGACTACGGGGCCAGCATCGGCTGGGGGATGTACTACTCGGTCATCGCCTTCACCACGCTGGGCTTTGGCAATGCGCCGGATCTCGATGGCCTGTGGCCCAAGGTGCTCCTGTGCTCGGAGGCCCTCCTGGGCACCATTCTCATGCCCATGTTCCTGTTGGCCTATGCCAGGAAGATCCTGCAGGACTGA